A stretch of Gossypium hirsutum isolate 1008001.06 chromosome A06, Gossypium_hirsutum_v2.1, whole genome shotgun sequence DNA encodes these proteins:
- the LOC121230852 gene encoding GDSL esterase/lipase At4g16230, translating to MILKGVNYASSGAGILQATGAFFGERINMDKQVDYFAKTREDIISRIGATAAQALLRNSLYFLGIGANDILFGELRSVLGTNDYVDEIISNFKSQLTRLYNLDARKIAVLNAPKVGLIPFERDVHLCGQACVSLLNRMAMLYNSKLKNLLEDLTENLPGSTFAYIDYYALTEDIINNYRSYGFENDDHACCEVIGAHGGLIPCISSSRVCPDRSKYIFWDPFHPPDSAVVIGAKYALDGGLEYVSPINIRQLANS from the exons ATGATTTTGAAAGGTGTTAACTATGCCTCCTCTGGAGCTGGAATTTTACAAGCCACTGGTGCATTTTTT GGTGAAAGAATTAATATGGATAAACAAGTGGATTACTTTGCAAAGACTAGGGAAGACATTATATCAAGAATTGGTGCAACAGCGGCTCAAGCATTGCTTAGAAACTCACTCTATTTTCTTGGCATTGGGGCTAACGATATCTTATTTGGAGAACTTCGATCAGTTTTGGGTACCAACGATTATGTGGatgaaataatttcaaatttcaaatcccaACTCACA AGGCTTTATAACTTGGATGCTAGGAAGATTGCAGTGCTTAATGCCCCGAAAGTGGGTTTAATACCATTTGAGAGGGACGTACATTTATGTGGCCAGGCTTGTGTTTCCTTACTAAATAGAATGGCCATGTTATATAACTCTAAACTGAAGAACTTGCTCGAAGATCTTACCGAAAACCTACCGGGATCGACATTCGCTTATATCGATTATTATGCTTTAACGGAAGACATAATTAACAACTATAGATCATATG GATTTGAGAATGATGATCATGCTTGTTGTGAAGTGATAGGGGCACATGGCGGTCTAATTCCATGCATATCGTCATCTCGAGTTTGTCCCGACCGAAGTAAATACATTTTCTGGGATCCATTCCATCCACCGGATTCGGCGGTTGTAATCGGAGCAAAGTATGCATTGGATGGTGGCCTTGAATATGTTTCACCCATCAATATCAGACAACTTGCTAATTCTTGA
- the LOC121230849 gene encoding signal recognition particle 19 kDa protein yields MNGEVPNIKKWVVFYPVYINSKKTVAEGRRISLAKACENPTCAEIADCCNHLKVPNAIEIDKAYPRDFMQRGRVRVQLKKEDGTLWNPAISSRKQLMLQVAELVPRHPGRTKKQEAPSTSSAAAGSSKPGKGGRKKR; encoded by the exons ATGAATGGAGAAGTCCCCAACATAAAGAAATGGGTTGTTTTCTATCCTGTTTATATTAATTCGAAGAAAACAGTAGCTGAGGGAAGGCGAATTAGTTTGGCTAAAGCCTGTGAAAATCCCACTTGTGCTGAAATTGCTGATTGCTGCAACCATCTCAAAGTCCCTAATGCCATTGAG ATTGATAAGGCATACCCTCGTGATTTCATGCAAAGAGGGAGAGTGAGGGTCCAGTTGAAAAAGGAAGATGGGACTTTATGGAATCCGGCCATTTCTTCAA GGAAACAGCTGATGCTCCAAGTTGCGGAGTTGGTACCTAGACACCCGGGAAGGACTAAGAAGCAGGAAGCTCCATCGACATCAAGTGCTGCTGCCGGATCTTCCAAGCCCGGGAAGGGTGGAAGAAAAAAGCGATAG
- the LOC121230850 gene encoding ras-related protein RABF2b — MATTGNKNINAKLVLLGDVGAGKSSLVLRFVKGQFVEFQESTIGAAFFSQTVAVNDATVKFEIWDTAGQERYHSLAPMYYRGAAAAIIVYDITNQASFERAKKWVQELQSQGNPNMVTALAGNKADLLDARKVTSEEANKYAQENGLFFMETSAKTASNVNDIFYEIAKRLPRAQPAQNPAGMVLMDRPTERTASASCCS; from the exons ATGGCCACTACTGGAAACAAGAACATCAATGCTAAATTA GTTCTACTTGGGGATGTTGGAGCTGGGAAGTCGAGTCTCGTATTACGCTTTGTTAAAGGGCAATTCGTTGAATTTCAG GAATCGACCATTGGTGCGGCTTTTTTCTCCCAAACGGTGGCTGTGAATGATGCAACGGTCAAGTTTGAGATTTGGGATACCGCTGGTCAAGAGAGATACCATAGCTTGGCACCAATGTATTACAGAGGAGCTGCGGCTGCGATCATTGTTTATGATATAACAAATCAA GCATCGTTTGAGAGAGCCAAAAAATGGGTCCAGGAACTTCAATCGCAAG GCAATCCGAATATGGTAACGGCACTTGCCGGGAACAAAGCTGATTTACTTGATGCAAGGAAGGTGACATCAGAG GAAGCAAATAAGTACGCTCAAGAGAATGGTCTTTTCTTCATGGAAACTTCTGCAAAGACCGCATCCAACGTCAACGATATTTtctatgaaatag CTAAAAGATTACCTCGAGCACAACCAGCACAAAACCCTGCCGGAATGGTTCTCATGGATAGACCTACAGAACGGACGGCAAGCGCATCATGTTGCTCGTAG